From the Serratia nematodiphila DZ0503SBS1 genome, one window contains:
- a CDS encoding glycine zipper 2TM domain-containing protein produces the protein MNKSMLAGVGIGIAAALGIAAVASLDVFSAGPQYAQVLAATPIKETIKTPRQECRNVTVTHRAPVQDENRIAGSVLGAVAGGVIGHQFGGGRGRDVATVVGALGGGYAGNQVQGAMQNNDVTTSVQQRCKTVYDKSQKMLGYDVTYKIGNQQGKIRMDHDPGTQIPLDKNGQLVLNRA, from the coding sequence GTGAACAAGTCAATGTTAGCCGGTGTTGGAATTGGTATCGCTGCCGCTCTGGGGATTGCCGCGGTAGCCAGCCTGGACGTCTTTTCTGCCGGTCCGCAATATGCGCAGGTGCTCGCCGCCACACCGATTAAAGAAACCATCAAAACGCCGCGTCAGGAATGCCGCAACGTCACCGTCACGCACCGTGCACCGGTGCAGGATGAAAACCGCATCGCCGGTTCTGTGCTGGGCGCAGTGGCGGGCGGCGTGATCGGCCACCAGTTCGGCGGCGGTCGCGGACGCGACGTGGCGACCGTGGTGGGCGCGCTGGGCGGCGGCTACGCCGGCAACCAGGTGCAAGGGGCGATGCAGAACAACGACGTCACCACCAGCGTTCAGCAGCGTTGCAAAACGGTCTACGACAAGTCCCAGAAAATGCTGGGCTATGACGTGACCTACAAGATCGGCAATCAGCAGGGCAAGATCCGCATGGATCACGATCCGGGCACGCAAATTCCGTTGGACAAAAACGGCCAGCTGGTGCTGAACAGAGCCTGA
- the ghrA gene encoding glyoxylate/hydroxypyruvate reductase GhrA, with amino-acid sequence MNIIYYHPLFNAQEWLTGIKQRLPQAEIREWQRGDERPADYALVWRPPHEMLANRRDLKAVFALGAGVDAILDQERKHPGTLPAGVPLLRLEDTGMAQQMQEYALSYVLRYFRRFDEYQALQQRQEWQPLDPHSLDDFTIGILGAGVLGQSVARKLTEFGFSVRCWSRSAKQIDGVQSFAGEAQRGAFLDGVKLLINLLPNTPETVGILNRELFAQLRPGAYLINIARGAHLVEADLLAALEQGQLAAATLDVFAREPLPQDHPFWRHPRVTITPHIAAITLPQQAMDQIAANIRALEAGHAPAGVVDRQRGY; translated from the coding sequence ATGAACATCATCTATTACCACCCCTTGTTTAACGCCCAGGAATGGCTGACCGGCATCAAGCAACGCCTGCCGCAGGCCGAGATCCGCGAATGGCAGCGCGGCGACGAGCGGCCGGCGGATTACGCGCTGGTATGGCGCCCGCCGCACGAAATGTTAGCCAACCGCCGCGATCTGAAAGCGGTGTTCGCCCTCGGCGCCGGCGTCGACGCCATTCTCGATCAGGAGCGCAAACACCCCGGCACACTGCCCGCCGGCGTGCCGCTGCTGCGGCTGGAGGATACCGGTATGGCGCAGCAGATGCAGGAATATGCGCTGAGCTATGTGCTGCGCTATTTCCGCCGTTTCGACGAGTATCAGGCGTTGCAGCAGCGGCAGGAATGGCAACCGCTCGATCCGCACTCGCTGGATGATTTCACTATCGGCATCCTCGGCGCCGGCGTGCTGGGGCAGAGCGTGGCGCGCAAGCTGACCGAGTTTGGCTTCAGCGTACGCTGCTGGAGCCGCAGCGCCAAACAGATCGACGGCGTGCAAAGCTTCGCCGGAGAGGCGCAGCGCGGCGCCTTTCTCGACGGCGTCAAACTGCTGATCAACCTGCTGCCCAATACGCCGGAGACCGTCGGCATTCTCAACCGCGAGCTGTTCGCGCAACTGCGGCCGGGCGCTTACCTCATCAACATCGCGCGCGGCGCGCATCTGGTGGAGGCCGATCTGCTGGCGGCGCTGGAGCAGGGGCAACTGGCCGCCGCCACGCTGGACGTGTTCGCCCGCGAGCCGCTGCCGCAGGATCACCCGTTCTGGCGTCATCCGCGTGTCACCATTACCCCGCATATTGCTGCCATCACGTTGCCGCAGCAGGCGATGGATCAGATCGCCGCCAACATCCGCGCGCTGGAGGCGGGGCATGCCCCGGCCGGCGTGGTCGACAGGCAACGGGGTTACTGA
- a CDS encoding helix-turn-helix domain-containing protein: MNTTGFITDLKAWIDNNLEEKLDINTVADRAGYSKWHLQRMFKRQTGYALGEYIRMQKLKVSAERLANSGEPIVSVAISLGFDSQQSFNRSFKRQFGQTPGDWRRALAQPASMGRTHH; encoded by the coding sequence ATGAACACTACGGGCTTTATTACCGATTTGAAGGCGTGGATCGACAACAATCTGGAAGAGAAACTGGATATCAACACCGTGGCGGACCGCGCGGGCTATTCCAAATGGCATCTGCAGCGCATGTTCAAACGCCAGACCGGCTACGCGCTGGGAGAGTATATCCGCATGCAAAAACTGAAAGTGTCGGCGGAGCGCCTGGCCAACAGCGGCGAGCCTATCGTCAGCGTGGCGATCTCGCTCGGCTTCGACTCACAGCAGTCGTTCAACCGCAGCTTCAAACGCCAATTCGGCCAAACGCCGGGCGACTGGCGCCGCGCGCTGGCGCAGCCGGCATCAATGGGGCGCACGCACCACTGA
- a CDS encoding phosphatase: MYPVDLHMHTVASTHAYSTLHDYIAEAQQKGIKLFAITDHGPDMADAPHYWHFMNMHVWPRRVNGVGILRGIEANIKNLQGDIDCTGPMLTATDVIIAGFHEPVFAPQDKASNTEAMIAAMAQGDVHIISHPGNPRYPIDIPAVAAAAAKYEVALELNNSSFTHSRKGSEANCRAIAAAVRDAGGWLALGSDSHVAFSLGNFEHCERIIEEVGFPQERILNVSPRRLLDFLERRGKPAIAELADL; the protein is encoded by the coding sequence ATGTACCCCGTTGATTTGCATATGCACACCGTCGCCAGCACCCACGCTTACAGCACGCTGCACGATTACATCGCCGAAGCCCAGCAGAAGGGCATCAAGCTGTTCGCCATCACCGATCACGGCCCGGACATGGCCGATGCGCCGCACTACTGGCACTTCATGAACATGCACGTGTGGCCGCGCCGGGTGAACGGCGTGGGCATTTTGCGCGGTATCGAAGCCAACATCAAAAACCTGCAGGGCGATATCGACTGCACCGGCCCGATGCTGACGGCCACCGACGTGATCATCGCCGGTTTCCATGAGCCGGTGTTTGCGCCGCAGGATAAAGCGTCCAATACTGAAGCGATGATCGCCGCGATGGCGCAGGGAGACGTGCATATCATCAGCCACCCCGGCAACCCGCGTTACCCGATCGATATTCCCGCCGTCGCGGCGGCGGCGGCCAAATACGAGGTGGCGCTGGAGCTGAATAACTCGTCGTTCACCCACTCCCGCAAGGGCAGCGAGGCCAATTGCCGGGCGATCGCCGCCGCGGTGCGCGACGCCGGCGGCTGGCTGGCGCTGGGTTCGGATTCGCACGTCGCTTTTTCACTGGGTAATTTCGAGCACTGCGAGCGCATCATCGAAGAGGTGGGCTTCCCGCAGGAGCGCATTCTCAACGTCAGCCCGCGCCGGTTGCTGGATTTTCTCGAGCGGCGCGGCAAGCCGGCGATTGCGGAATTGGCCGATTTGTGA
- the sdeB gene encoding multidrug efflux RND transporter permease subunit SdeB, whose protein sequence is MDFSRFFIDRPIFAAVLSILIFVAGVIAIPLLPISEYPDVVPPSVQVRAEYPGANPKEIAETVATPLEEAINGVENMMYMKSVAGSDSVLVTTVTFRPGTDPDQAQVQVQNRVAQAEARLPEDVRRQGITTQKQSPALTLVVHLVSPSGKYDSLYLRNYATLKVKDELARLPGVGQVQIFGAGEYAMRIWLDPNKVAARGLTASDVVSAMQEQNVQVSAGQLGAEPMPTRSDYLLSINAQGRLQTEEEFGNIILKSGDNGEIVRLRDVARIEMGSGSYALRAQLNNKDAVGIGIFQSPGANAIELSDAVRGKMAELATRFPDGMSWKSPYDPTVFVRDSIRAVVDTLLEAVILVVLVVILFLQTWRASIIPLLAVPISVVGTFAALYLLGFSLNTLSLFGLVLAIGIVVDDAIVVVENVERNIEEGLSPLAAAHQAMREVSGPIIAIAVVLCAVFVPMAFLSGVTGQFYKQFAVTIAISTVISAINSLTLSPALAARLLKPHGAPKDLPSRLIDRLFGWLFRPFNRFFASGSQRYQQGVSRVLGRRGAVFVVYLLLLAAAGVMFKTVPGGFIPTQDKLYLIGGVKMPEGASLERTDAVIRKMSAIGLSVDGVTDAVAFPGLNALQFTNTPNTGTVFFALESLSTRTRTAAQINAEINARISQIQEGFAFSIMPPPILGIGQGSGYSLYVQDRAGLGYGALQTAINTMSGAIMQTPGMGFPISSYQANVPQLDAKIDRDKAKAQGVPLNALFSTLQTYLGSSYINDFNRYGRTWKVMAQADGQFRDSVEDIANLRTRNDKGEMVPIGSMVSIGTTYGPDPVIRYNGFPAADLIGDADPRVLSSTQAMGALTQMAGKLLPNGMNIQWTDLSYQQSTQGNAALVVFPVAVLLAFLALAALYESWTLPLAVILIVPMTMLSALFGVWLTGGDNNVFVQVGLVVLMGLACKNAILIVEFARELEMQGKGIVEAALEACRLRLRPIVMTSIAFIAGTIPLILGHGAGAEVRGVTGITVFSGMLGVTLFGLFLTPVFYVTLRRLVARKAQPQTA, encoded by the coding sequence ATGGACTTTTCCCGCTTTTTCATCGACCGGCCGATCTTCGCCGCGGTGCTGTCGATACTGATTTTTGTCGCCGGGGTGATAGCCATCCCGCTGCTGCCGATCAGCGAGTACCCGGACGTGGTGCCGCCCAGCGTGCAGGTGCGTGCAGAATACCCGGGCGCCAACCCGAAAGAGATCGCTGAAACGGTGGCCACGCCGCTGGAAGAAGCGATCAACGGCGTCGAAAACATGATGTACATGAAATCGGTCGCCGGTTCCGACAGCGTGCTGGTGACCACCGTCACCTTCCGCCCGGGCACCGATCCCGATCAGGCGCAGGTGCAGGTGCAAAACCGCGTGGCGCAGGCCGAAGCGCGCCTGCCGGAAGACGTGCGCCGCCAGGGCATCACCACCCAGAAACAGTCTCCGGCGCTGACGCTGGTGGTGCATCTGGTATCGCCTTCCGGCAAGTACGACTCGCTGTACCTGCGCAACTACGCCACCCTGAAGGTCAAGGATGAGCTGGCCCGTCTGCCGGGCGTCGGCCAGGTGCAGATCTTTGGCGCCGGCGAATACGCGATGCGCATCTGGCTCGATCCGAACAAGGTCGCCGCGCGCGGGCTGACCGCCTCCGACGTGGTGAGCGCCATGCAGGAGCAGAACGTGCAGGTCTCCGCCGGCCAGCTCGGCGCGGAGCCGATGCCGACGCGCAGCGACTATCTGCTGTCGATCAACGCCCAGGGGCGCCTGCAAACCGAAGAAGAGTTCGGCAACATCATTCTCAAGAGCGGTGATAACGGCGAGATCGTGCGGCTGCGCGACGTGGCGCGCATCGAAATGGGCTCCGGCAGCTACGCGCTGCGCGCCCAGCTCAATAACAAGGATGCGGTCGGCATCGGCATCTTCCAGTCGCCGGGCGCCAACGCCATCGAGCTGTCGGACGCGGTGCGCGGCAAGATGGCCGAGCTGGCGACCCGCTTCCCGGACGGCATGAGCTGGAAGTCGCCATACGACCCGACGGTATTCGTGCGCGACTCGATCCGCGCGGTGGTAGATACCCTGCTGGAAGCGGTGATCCTGGTGGTGCTGGTGGTCATTCTGTTCCTGCAGACCTGGCGCGCCTCGATCATTCCGCTGCTGGCGGTGCCGATCTCCGTGGTCGGCACCTTCGCCGCGCTGTATCTGCTGGGCTTCTCGCTCAACACCCTCAGCCTGTTCGGGCTGGTGCTGGCGATCGGCATCGTGGTGGATGACGCCATCGTGGTGGTGGAAAACGTCGAGCGTAATATCGAAGAGGGGCTGTCGCCGCTGGCGGCGGCGCACCAGGCGATGCGCGAGGTCTCCGGCCCGATCATCGCCATCGCCGTGGTGCTGTGCGCGGTGTTCGTGCCGATGGCGTTCCTTTCCGGCGTCACCGGCCAGTTCTACAAGCAGTTCGCCGTCACCATCGCCATCTCGACGGTGATCTCCGCCATCAACTCGCTGACCCTGTCACCGGCGCTGGCGGCGCGCTTGCTGAAGCCGCACGGCGCGCCGAAAGACCTGCCGTCGCGCCTGATCGACCGGCTGTTCGGCTGGCTGTTCCGGCCGTTCAACCGCTTCTTCGCCAGCGGTTCGCAACGCTACCAACAGGGCGTCTCCCGCGTGCTGGGCCGGCGCGGCGCAGTGTTCGTCGTCTACCTGCTGCTGCTGGCCGCCGCCGGCGTGATGTTCAAGACCGTGCCCGGCGGGTTTATCCCGACGCAGGACAAGCTGTATCTGATTGGCGGCGTGAAGATGCCGGAAGGCGCCTCGCTGGAACGCACCGATGCGGTGATCCGCAAGATGAGCGCCATCGGCCTGAGCGTGGACGGCGTCACCGATGCGGTGGCCTTCCCCGGCCTGAACGCGCTGCAGTTCACCAATACGCCGAATACCGGCACGGTGTTCTTCGCGCTGGAGTCATTGAGCACCCGTACCCGCACCGCGGCGCAGATCAACGCCGAGATCAACGCGCGCATTTCGCAGATCCAGGAAGGCTTCGCCTTCTCGATCATGCCGCCGCCGATCCTCGGCATCGGCCAGGGTTCCGGCTATTCGCTGTACGTGCAAGATCGCGCAGGGCTGGGTTACGGCGCGCTGCAGACCGCGATCAACACGATGTCCGGCGCCATTATGCAAACGCCGGGCATGGGGTTCCCGATCTCCTCCTATCAGGCCAACGTGCCGCAGCTGGACGCCAAAATCGATCGCGACAAGGCCAAGGCGCAGGGGGTGCCGCTCAACGCGCTGTTCAGCACGCTGCAGACCTACCTCGGTTCGTCTTACATTAACGACTTCAATCGTTACGGCCGCACCTGGAAGGTGATGGCGCAGGCCGACGGCCAATTCCGCGACAGCGTGGAAGACATCGCCAACCTGCGCACCCGCAACGATAAGGGCGAAATGGTGCCGATCGGCAGTATGGTCAGCATCGGCACTACCTACGGCCCGGATCCGGTGATCCGTTACAACGGTTTCCCGGCAGCGGATCTGATCGGCGACGCCGATCCGCGCGTGCTCTCCTCTACCCAGGCGATGGGCGCGCTGACGCAGATGGCCGGCAAGCTGTTGCCGAACGGCATGAATATCCAGTGGACCGATCTGAGTTACCAGCAATCGACCCAGGGTAACGCCGCGCTGGTGGTGTTCCCGGTCGCGGTGCTGCTGGCGTTCCTCGCGCTGGCGGCGCTGTACGAAAGCTGGACGCTGCCGCTGGCGGTGATCCTGATCGTGCCGATGACCATGCTGTCGGCGCTGTTCGGCGTGTGGCTGACCGGCGGCGACAACAACGTGTTCGTTCAGGTCGGGCTGGTCGTCCTGATGGGGCTGGCCTGCAAAAACGCCATTCTGATCGTCGAGTTCGCCCGCGAACTGGAAATGCAGGGCAAAGGCATCGTCGAAGCGGCGCTGGAGGCCTGCCGCCTGCGGCTGCGGCCGATCGTGATGACCTCCATCGCCTTCATCGCCGGCACCATCCCGCTGATCCTTGGCCATGGCGCCGGCGCCGAAGTGCGCGGCGTCACCGGCATCACGGTGTTCTCCGGCATGCTGGGGGTCACCCTGTTCGGGCTGTTCCTGACGCCGGTGTTCTACGTCACCTTGCGGCGCCTGGTGGCGCGCAAAGCGCAGCCGCAGACGGCGTAA
- a CDS encoding TorD/DmsD family molecular chaperone, with protein sequence MNEFSIVCRVLGTLFYRQPQDPLLVPLFALIKEGKLQQHWPLEQDDLLKRLQQGCDVNQLATDFNAMFVGSECSVSPFRSDYVEGASEAEVRTFLQQRGMPLAEAPADHFGQLLLAASWLEDQSQEDEAQAQIALFDEFLLPWCGRFLGKVEAHATTGFYRTLALMTRDAIQAMRDELAEYEQDDEAGDEDA encoded by the coding sequence ATGAATGAGTTTTCCATTGTCTGCCGCGTGCTGGGTACGCTGTTCTACCGCCAGCCGCAGGATCCGCTGCTGGTGCCGCTGTTCGCGCTGATCAAAGAGGGCAAGCTTCAGCAGCACTGGCCGCTGGAGCAGGATGACCTGCTGAAGCGCCTGCAGCAGGGCTGCGACGTCAACCAGCTGGCGACCGACTTTAACGCGATGTTCGTCGGCAGCGAATGCAGCGTGTCGCCGTTCCGCTCCGACTACGTCGAAGGCGCCAGCGAAGCGGAAGTGCGCACCTTCCTGCAGCAGCGCGGCATGCCGCTGGCGGAGGCGCCGGCCGACCATTTCGGCCAGCTGCTGCTGGCCGCTTCCTGGCTGGAGGATCAGTCGCAGGAAGATGAAGCGCAGGCGCAGATCGCGCTGTTCGACGAGTTTCTGCTGCCGTGGTGCGGCCGCTTCCTCGGCAAAGTGGAAGCGCACGCCACCACCGGTTTCTACCGCACGCTGGCGCTGATGACCCGCGACGCCATCCAGGCGATGCGCGACGAGCTGGCGGAGTACGAGCAGGACGACGAAGCGGGCGACGAAGACGCGTAA
- the sdeA gene encoding multidrug efflux RND transporter periplasmic adaptor subunit SdeA, whose amino-acid sequence MANQPNSSFNAGGRTRAVALGQRLSGVALLAALLAGCDNSVAHNAPPPPPVVSAASVVVKPIRQWDAFNGRVEAVQSVQLRPRVSGYIERVNYTEGDEVKKGQVLFTIDDRTYRAAREQAQAELVRARNQAALARSESSRTEKLIGTQAISQEVWEQRRSSAAQAQSNVLAAQAQLDMAQLNLDFTRVTAPIDGRASRAMITAGNLVTAGDSASVLTTLVSLDKVYVYFDVDEATFLRYQQQGRHDARLPVKVGLVGEDGTPHQGLVDFTDNQLNAGTGTIRMRALLDNRDRRFTPGLFARVQMPGSAEFNAMLIDDKAVMTDQNRKFVYIVDKDGKAQRRDIDVGRMAEGLRIVQKGLANGDRVIVDGMQKVFMPGMPVDAKAVAMNPIASTLN is encoded by the coding sequence ATGGCAAATCAACCAAACTCATCGTTCAACGCCGGCGGCCGCACGCGCGCCGTCGCTCTGGGTCAGCGGCTCTCCGGGGTGGCGCTGCTGGCCGCCCTGCTCGCCGGATGCGACAACAGCGTCGCGCACAATGCCCCGCCGCCGCCGCCGGTGGTCAGCGCCGCCAGCGTGGTGGTCAAGCCGATCAGACAGTGGGATGCCTTCAACGGCCGCGTCGAGGCGGTGCAGAGCGTGCAACTGCGCCCACGGGTCTCTGGTTACATCGAGCGGGTCAACTACACCGAAGGCGACGAGGTGAAAAAAGGCCAGGTGCTGTTCACCATCGACGATCGCACCTACCGCGCCGCGCGCGAACAGGCGCAGGCAGAGCTGGTGCGGGCGCGCAACCAGGCCGCCCTGGCGCGCAGCGAATCCTCGCGCACCGAGAAACTGATCGGCACTCAGGCCATCTCTCAGGAAGTGTGGGAGCAGCGCCGGTCGTCCGCCGCGCAGGCGCAAAGCAACGTGCTGGCGGCGCAGGCCCAGCTCGATATGGCGCAGCTGAATCTCGATTTTACCCGCGTTACCGCGCCGATTGACGGGCGCGCCAGCCGCGCGATGATCACCGCCGGCAACCTGGTCACCGCCGGCGACAGCGCCAGCGTGCTGACGACGCTGGTGTCGCTCGACAAGGTCTACGTCTATTTCGACGTGGATGAAGCCACCTTCCTGCGCTATCAGCAGCAAGGCCGGCACGATGCCCGCCTGCCGGTGAAAGTCGGCCTGGTAGGCGAAGACGGCACTCCGCATCAGGGGCTGGTGGACTTCACCGATAACCAACTGAACGCCGGGACCGGCACCATCCGCATGCGCGCCCTGCTCGACAACCGCGATCGCCGCTTCACGCCGGGGCTGTTCGCCCGGGTACAGATGCCCGGCAGCGCCGAGTTCAACGCCATGCTGATCGACGACAAAGCGGTGATGACCGACCAGAACCGCAAGTTCGTTTACATCGTCGATAAAGACGGCAAGGCGCAGCGCCGCGACATTGACGTGGGCCGCATGGCCGAAGGATTGCGCATCGTGCAGAAAGGGTTGGCAAACGGCGATCGGGTGATCGTCGACGGCATGCAGAAAGTGTTTATGCCGGGCATGCCGGTCGACGCGAAAGCCGTCGCCATGAACCCTATCGCCTCCACGCTTAACTAA
- a CDS encoding peptide MFS transporter, translating to MPAPQARHAIPPGAGALFFIQIFATLGFAVLYSTLVLYATKRLGFNESSANAMMGVFGAFNYGLHMFGGYLGGRFLSNRNLFVLGMVLQVIGCALIAVAGVWGLYWGLAMFLTGSGLNVTCINMMLTQRFKPDDDRRESAFLWNYAGMNLGFFVGFTVAGYFQLTENYRALFLFATLGNAAAIIVAVCRWRILADLNTPLHDASRSQYRWRMLVGLAVLVALVPIIRVMLTHAEFSGHFVIVLGALIFLMLCVVTLRHHPRDERRRMAAYLILALGSLVFWALYQLAPMGLMLFSEHNINLNVYGIQVAPQWIQNINTLVIVVGGPLLAWWFNRLRARGCNIDIPLQFSGSLFCIGLGMLVLPLGISMAGGDGLVAFKWIVISYVLQSVGELMISPIGYAMIGKLAPPRYQGVMMGCWMMVTGVASVLAGYVSGLMPENSGSTPLQTNPGYSEIFSALGWGATGVGVAMLILIPLLRRLIRRDGPSAA from the coding sequence ATGCCGGCGCCGCAAGCGCGCCATGCCATTCCCCCCGGTGCGGGGGCGCTGTTCTTCATCCAGATCTTCGCCACACTGGGCTTCGCCGTGCTTTACTCCACGCTGGTGCTGTACGCCACCAAGCGATTGGGCTTCAACGAAAGCAGCGCCAACGCCATGATGGGGGTGTTCGGCGCCTTCAACTATGGTCTGCACATGTTCGGCGGCTACCTCGGCGGCCGTTTCCTCAGTAACCGCAATCTGTTCGTGCTGGGCATGGTGCTGCAGGTGATCGGCTGCGCGCTGATTGCCGTCGCGGGCGTGTGGGGGCTGTACTGGGGGCTGGCGATGTTCCTGACCGGCAGCGGCCTTAACGTGACCTGCATTAATATGATGCTCACCCAGCGTTTCAAACCGGACGATGACCGGCGCGAATCGGCATTCCTGTGGAACTACGCCGGCATGAACCTCGGGTTCTTCGTTGGCTTTACCGTCGCCGGGTATTTCCAACTGACGGAAAACTATCGCGCGCTGTTCCTGTTCGCCACGCTGGGCAATGCGGCGGCGATCATCGTCGCCGTCTGCCGTTGGCGGATTCTGGCGGATCTCAATACGCCGCTGCACGATGCCAGCCGCAGTCAATACCGTTGGCGCATGCTGGTCGGGCTGGCGGTGCTGGTGGCGCTGGTGCCGATTATCCGCGTGATGCTGACCCACGCCGAGTTCAGCGGCCATTTCGTGATCGTGCTCGGCGCGCTGATCTTCCTGATGCTGTGCGTGGTCACGCTGCGCCACCATCCGCGCGATGAGCGCCGCAGAATGGCGGCCTATCTGATCCTGGCGCTGGGGTCGCTGGTGTTCTGGGCGCTGTATCAGCTGGCGCCGATGGGGCTGATGCTGTTCTCCGAGCACAACATCAACCTGAACGTTTACGGCATTCAGGTGGCGCCGCAGTGGATCCAGAATATCAACACGCTGGTGATCGTGGTGGGCGGCCCGCTGCTGGCCTGGTGGTTCAACCGCCTGCGCGCCCGCGGTTGCAACATCGACATTCCGCTGCAGTTCTCCGGATCGCTGTTCTGCATCGGGCTTGGCATGCTGGTGCTGCCGCTGGGCATCAGCATGGCCGGCGGCGACGGGCTGGTGGCGTTTAAATGGATCGTCATCAGCTATGTGCTGCAAAGCGTCGGTGAATTGATGATCTCGCCGATCGGTTACGCGATGATCGGCAAGCTGGCGCCGCCGCGCTATCAGGGCGTGATGATGGGCTGCTGGATGATGGTGACCGGCGTCGCCTCGGTGCTGGCGGGCTACGTCTCCGGCCTGATGCCGGAAAACAGCGGCAGTACGCCGCTGCAAACCAATCCCGGCTACAGCGAAATCTTCAGCGCACTGGGCTGGGGGGCGACGGGCGTCGGCGTGGCGATGCTGATCCTCATTCCGCTGTTGCGGCGCCTTATCCGGCGCGACGGTCCGTCTGCCGCCTGA
- a CDS encoding RrF2 family transcriptional regulator: protein MLDFRFPTALQMVLSVAVAEKQGMRSTSATLAAALEANPSFIRKLMVPLTKDGIIVSTLGRNGSIHLGRPAEEITLRDIYLAVIDDKRIWASRPEVPARCLVSANACWYFKSVVNEAEQASLAVLARHTVADSLAELERGDKRACAEYAAAQEAEAAGK, encoded by the coding sequence ATGTTAGATTTTCGCTTTCCGACAGCGTTGCAAATGGTCCTTAGCGTCGCCGTAGCTGAGAAGCAGGGCATGCGTTCGACGAGCGCCACCCTCGCCGCCGCTCTGGAAGCCAACCCCAGCTTTATCCGCAAACTGATGGTGCCGCTGACCAAAGACGGCATCATCGTTTCCACCCTGGGCCGAAACGGCTCTATCCACCTTGGCCGCCCGGCGGAAGAGATCACCCTGCGGGACATCTATCTGGCGGTAATCGACGACAAGCGCATCTGGGCTTCCCGCCCTGAAGTGCCGGCTCGTTGCCTGGTGAGCGCCAACGCCTGCTGGTATTTCAAATCGGTGGTGAACGAGGCCGAGCAGGCTTCGCTCGCGGTGCTGGCGCGCCACACCGTGGCCGACTCGCTGGCCGAGCTGGAGCGGGGCGACAAGCGCGCCTGCGCGGAATACGCCGCCGCGCAAGAGGCTGAAGCCGCCGGTAAATAA